In Actinomycetota bacterium, the sequence GACCTGTAAGGTGGTGCCTATTCACGGCGACACGTCAGCCCGTTGGTTGATGAAGCAGGAGAACTACTGCTATATCTGTCACCACACCATGAGCGGTTATGAGACATCGTGTCCTCGTTTCTACTCCATAACCGATAGAGGAAAAGAAACCGAGGAAACCCGCGTTCATTTCCAGAGTTCGCGCGTCAAACCGGGAAGCAACTATTTCATCCCGCTGCCGACCCCCGATATGCCGAACCTTAAAGGGTTGGGGAACGTGCCCGCGTACCGCTACTATAACCGGGAGGACGACTATATTCTCTTCAAGCACGGCGCGCCGGCGGTTGCCAACGGGATGTATAAGGTCAAGTTCGACCAGCCATCGTCGGGCGACCGGCCGGACGGCGAGCCTGTCGGAGAGATCGGCTACGAGGATTCGATCGCGTTGTGGACCATTGATCATACACCCACCTCATGGGTTTATCTCTCGGTGGACGGGGGCGTTCACGTGACGAACGACAAGAATATCGTTCTCCCGGTAAACGCCGTCGACAACAAAGGCAACAACGTCCTTGACGTGATCTCTCAGCATGCCGGCGGCGAATACGACAAATCGAATTGGTTCGCCGGCGAGGTCGGGTACGGCAATACGATCGATGAGATCTACGCCAACGGCAACTGGTTCACCCTTGATTTCGGCGATCTCTCCAAGGCCAAGACGATTAAACTGATTTGGAGCGTCAACGAGTTAAAAGGCGCCAAGCTCCCGATCTTCATCCAGACCAAGGATGAGAACGGGAAGTGGGTGACCAGGGGTTCGGCCCGTCATGCCGAGGATCGACATGGCTATATGGACATCAAGGGATTCTTCCCGGCCGGGACGAAATCATACCAGATAAGAGTAATTCCGACGCTGAACTTCGTCGACCACATGGCCGTATCGGTGAAAGACGAACCGTATAAACTCACCAAGCTCTCGCTGCAAAAGGCCGAGTATACGAAGTATAAAAGGTCGCCGGTGGACGTGACGCCGATTCTGAAGAAACGCGACGGCGCTTACCTGCCGTTCGACTACCGGGACCAGGCGCAGTTATACTTCAAGATTCCGGCGGCCGGCAAGAGTCTGACAAAACGGGATTTCGTTTTCGCGCCGGTGGGATACTACGAAGCCGGAGGGCCGGTCAATCCCGATACCGAACTGGAACCGATGACCGCGGAGAAAGCGCAGGACTTCGCCCGGGTGACACCAGCCGGAGGGTACGCCAACCACTATAATGTTCAGCCGCTTGATCCCGATGACTGGAACGAGCGTCATCCGACCAAGTGATCCGTCAAAAGCGTGTCTGGCTGTGGCTGGCGGTAACGGTCTTTGTCGGGCTTATAGGTATTTGGTGGATCTATAAAAGCAGCCGATCGGAGTTTGATCATCGGCCCAGGTCGGCAGCATCGAAAACGGATAATGTGGGGCGAGCCAGATATATGAAAGCGGCCCCGGTCGTGGATGGACTGATTGATCCTATCTGGCAAACGGTGCCTGAAACGACAGTCAGGTTAACGGAGGGCGAGGGCGACGTGAGCCTTAAGTTTTTATACACGAAGACGTCGATTTTCTGTTTGGTCAGGTATCCGGACAGTTCCCACAACTATATCGACAGACCTTGGGTGTTCAAGGACTCAAGTTGGCGGCAAGAGGGCCAATCGGATTCCGTGGTGTTGTTCTGGAATACCGGCGATTCGATTATCGGGTTTAATGAACGCGGTTTCGGTATGTTAACGGATGGGCTGAAACAAGACGAACACCCGTGGAATATCGCGATCGAAGGAACCAGTCTTGATAAAAGAGACGCCAAGTGGCGCGGGCAGCGAGGCGACTTCTGGTCAACGGGCTTACAGTTGCCCTACGGCAAGGCGGAGGATTGGGTGTTCAAAGAGGATATGAAACGACAAGCGGTGCGGGATTGGAAACCAAGGATCCTTGTCCAGCACGACGAGAACAAATTCGGGGTGCCATGGGTGCTGAATAAGAATGCCGATCGGACACGCCCGTCGTACGCATACAAACCGGGTTTCGACTTGACGAACAATCCTTATCCGGTTCTGGCCGACATGGTTCCCATTGAGACCGCCGCCGCGCCTTCTCCAGGCGATACCGTGCCTTTTATCGTGTATAAAAGCCGGGAGGCCCGCTGGGGAGGCAGCAAGGACGACATTGACGGGGCCGAAACATGGCAAGACGGCGTCTGGACCGTCGAGATGGGTCGCGCGCTGGATACCGGTCATGCGGATGACGCCCGGTTTACGCCCGGTGCGAGCACCCGGTACGTTTTCGGAATTCTGTTACGACGCGAGGGACGCCGGTATGAACCGACGGCGCCGGTAGAGTTGATTTTTGAGCCGCAAAATTAGGAGGCGCGTTATGAGCGATAGAAGACAATGGCTGGCTAAAGTCCTGACGATTACCGCAATGATCGGCACGCTGGCCGTATTGAGCGTGGGATGCGGCAACAAGACCGCCTCGTCGGCCGCGCGAGCGAGAACATCCGAACCGCGTGCCCTGACGGCCGTCTATATTAAAACGGCGCCCGTTATGGACGGCCGGCAGGACGAGGTTTGGTCTAAGGGGGTTCCGGTCACTCTTAATCTAAAGGGAGACGCGGCGGTCGAGCCAAAGCAGGTGACGGTACGGGCCCTCTACACTGATACGGAGATATTTCTGTTAGCCTCATACAGGGATTCGACGCCTCTTAAACTCAACCGGGGCTGGCGGTACGAAGGCGGCCGATGGGTGCGCGGCAGTTACGATGACACGCTGGCGTTTCTTTGGAATATGAACGACAGTATCAAAGATTTCAACGAGCGGGGCTTCAATGTCGTCAACGCTAAGCCGGGCGTCAACGATGACGTATACGATTTCAAGATCATCCGGACAAACGAAGCGGACGAAGCGGCCTTCGCCGCGCAGCAAGGTGACCTGTGGTCATGGTGCATGGTGCCGGAGTACTACTTCCGGGCGGGAGACTTCGTATTCCGGGCGGAGCCAAAGATAGCGGGGCGGACGCGGGAGATTACTGTCCAGCATGACTACCGCCCGAACAAGGCGCCGTGGTTTAAGAACGAAAAAACGGTCAATGGCATAGTCTTGCCCAAGTATATGTTAAAGCCCGGCCTGACGGACACGCCGTGGCCGTACGAGGATGAAGTCGTCGAAATAACCGACTCCACGGTCTTCCGGGACGGGGATACCGCGCCGGCCATGATTATGAAGCGTGACGTGAAGTGGGGCGGCAGCAAGGATGACGTTAGCGCCAAGGCAACATGGACAGTCGAAAACGGTTGGCTGGTGGAATTCAGTCGGGTGCTGAATACCGGTTGGCCGGACGATGTCAAGTTCAATGCGGCTGACCGGGAGGTTCGATATACGTTCGGCACTATCGTCCGTGACGGCGGCAACGGTTACGCGTACGGGGAGCCCGTTTCATTGTTGTTTGCCGGGAACAAGTAATGGTCTTTACCGTCTCCAGGCGCGCTTGGGTGATTGCGACGATTATCCTGGGCGCAATAGTCGCCGTCGGCGTCGCCGCTTACACTATCCAGTGGTTTCTTTCCAGACCGCCGACCGTTGTCGCGCGTTATGTAAGTAAAGGGCCGTCCATCGGCGGGAGCAAGTCCGACCCGCTCTGGAACAAAGCCACTCCCCAGGCGGTGAAGATCGAGAGCGCGCCGGACGTGGTTTTCCAGGCCTTATACACGAAAGAAAAGGTCTTTATCCGGGCCGTTTACGAAGACGCGACAAAAGACGATGTCTCCCAAATATGGACCTACGGAAATGGCGCCTGGACTAACGGCCGCGCCGGCGACTTGTTGGTGCTGATGTTCAACATTAACGATTCGGTCAAGGGGTTCGACGAGCGCGGTTCCAAGGTGATTACGCTGGAGCCGAAGACAAAACGCGATGTCAGCCCAGGCGGATCGTTGCAGCTCGGCTGGTCCTTCTATATCAACGCCGACAAGAAAGATAAAACGTCGCTTGCACAGCGGGCCGATGTCTGGTTCATGGGCGTGGGCGTTTCCAATAAGCTGGGACAAGCGGTAGATGAGGTGTTCCAGATCAACCCGATGCGCAGCCGATCGCCTTACGTGTTGTCGACGTTGATCGAGGTATATCCCGACGCGTTGACGGGGTCCTGGCCTGTCACCATCAACGCCCGTGATATCCATAAACTGGCGCCCGGCCAGCCGCGGGATATGTATCGGATTGGGGGGACGATTGAAACGTTGCCGTATCCTAAGGTCACGGACATGATACCGATTACGGACTATGCCGGGTTTAAAAACGGCGATAACCTTCCTTTCATTATCTTTAAAGGCGAGAGCTGGCGAGGCAGCGTTGGTGACATAGAGGCTCACGCCAGATGGGAAAAAGGCCGGTGGACGGTCGAAATGGCGCGTAAGCTTGATACGCGGCATGGCGACGATATCGTTTTTAAACCCGATCCGTCCGGGACAGTCTGGTATTACTTCAGTCCATTGGTAAGGACCGACGGTCAGCGGGTCAGACAAGGCCCGAGCGCCATCCTGGAATTCGAACCGGCCCCGCGTTAGGCGTACAAGACAATGCCTGTTTTCTCCGAATCCGCCACCGGTTTCCTTAATATCCGCTTCCGTTTAACATGCGCGTTGTTTTTGGCTGTGTTGATTGTGGTGGTGACGGCGGGCTGCGCTCGTAAATCAGGCCGCGCCCCGGCCGCTCCCGGAAGGAAAACCGTTTTGCTCAGCGTTTCCGTAAGCCGCGCGCCGGTCCTCGACGGGTCGGGTAGCGACGGCGTTTGGGCTTCCGCCAAGGAGGTGCGGCTGACCACGCGGCCGTTGTACGACAGCCAGAAGACGGCGGCGCCCCCGGTCGTCCGGCTGACGAGCGTGCACACCAAAGATGTGATTTATTTCCGTGCCGTTTGGGATGACCCGGATTCTGACGACGGTAAACTGTACTGGCAATTTGACGGTAAGTCGTGGCATCGGAAAATCAACAGCGATAAGATCGGTTTTCTATGGGATATCAAAGGATCGCTGCCCGGCTTCGCCAAACAGGGTTGCGGCGCGGTCTGCCATAATGAGGACCCGGCCCAACCGGATACATGGACCATGCGTGTCGCCCGCAAAGGGCCGTCCGACGTGCCGCTGGGCGACGCGTGGTTGTGGGCGCCGGGGGTAATGAATCTGGTGTCGGTCGTAGATGACGGGCTGATGGCCCCGTTGAATTTTAACACCCTGACCGGCGACCGTCCATCCGGGTTCATGCCATATTCCGTGCTCCGGTTCGACAACGGGGATGCCGGCACTAAGCAGTATTGGACCAGGAATCTGGAAAACCCCGCGGGCGACAACAAAGACAAGAAAGACGAGGCCCCGTCGTTCAAGCTAAACAACGGTCTGACCTTTGAGGATACACCCTTCCCACGGCAAGACCAGGTTGAGCCGATCACCGACTATTCAATCTTTAAAGCCGGCGATAAGGTGCCGCTGATTGAGTTCTTTGATTTGACGGCGAACTATAATCGCGGCAGGTTTCCGAACGGAAAACCGGAGGGCAGCCGTCTGGATATCTCCGGCCAGGGTGCCTGGACCAAAGGCGTTTATACCTTGGAGTTCGGTCGTAAGACGAACACCGGACACCTTGACGACGTCCAGTTCCAATCGGCGTTCAACAAAAACCTTTTGCCGGTTGGCGCCGTCGCGGTTTTCAACGACGCCAAGAAAGAACATTTCGTAACGGATCCTCTGACTTTGGTGTTGGAATGACCGGTCCGCGACATTTCACCACCATCACCACCACCATCTTGATTTTAGCGATTCTCCTGTTCGTGGGGTGCGGGCGTACGACGAATAAGAACGTAAAGCGACAACCGCGGCCTCAAACTCACGCCGTTCTCAAAGCCGCTCACATTCAGACTCCACCGGTCATAGACGGCATAGCCGACGACCGGGTTTGGCGGAAAGCCCCCGAGCTGACCGTCCCGACAGCGGGCGGTCCCGCGGTAACGATGCGGGCGGTTTACGACGACACTTACTTCTACTTCTCGGCGACCTGGACGGACCAGACCAACGACAGTGTCGACGAAGTCTGGAATTACGACGGACAGACCTGGACAAAGGGGACGATAGACGACGCTCTTGCGTTCTTCTGGAATATTGACGATTCGATTCCCGGTTTCACCAAGGAAGGTTGCCGGGCGGTATGCCATCAAAGGACCGACGGAACGGCCGCGATGGAGATCGTCGGGCCGGCCGGAGCCGGCCGTAAGTGGAGCGGCGTTAATCAAAAGGGAGATATCTGGGATATATCGCTAGGGATCAGTAACGTCCGCGGGTCAGTCAACGATTATGTCTTCAGCATCGACCCCGCCTTCTTGAAGTTCCCGAACAGCGTCCCGCCGCGCATCTTTCGCCGCCATGATTACTTCACGGAGCGCGCGCCGATGGATTTGAACTACGCCACGGATCCCGCCGATGGTAAGAAAAAGCCAAAGTATATGTTGAAACCGGGGCTGACGGTGGATACGACGCCCTATCCCTTTATCGATCAGGTGGAGAAGATAGAAGACTACGGCGTTTTCAAGGCCGGTGATCGCCAGCCCTATATCATCTTTTTTCCGTTTACCGCGAAATGGGGCGGGAGCCGGGACGATATCTCCGGCAAAGGTGTCTGGCGGGATGGTCGCTGGACTGTGGAATTCAAACGCAGCCTCGACACCGGTCAAACTGACGATATCCAGTTCAAGGTAAAGAAAGGTGAGATCAGATACTACGTGTTCGATGTCGCCGTCTTCGACCGCACCATAACGGATCACAAGTATTTCGGACCGATAAGTCTGGAAATCAAGCCTTAATCGTCCCGCCCGACAGGACTTCCGGAAGACCGGGTATCCTAAGACTAAAAATAGCCTCTGAAATGTTGAAACATTATCTAAAAACCGTTGCCCTATGGCCAAAAAAATGGTAAGATTTTGACGCAAAGCGATTTACTATTATCGCAGGTCATGACGCTCTAAAGCCCGGCGCAGACTAAAAGAGATCCGGCGAACGTAGAAAGGACTCATCGGTTCGCGTAGGGAAACAGGAGCGGAATGGTCGAAAAAGGGCTTCTGAGCTGTAAATATGTTGCTGAAGTGAGGCACCCCGTGGGAGCCTGGCTTCAGCTCATTTTATTTCTCCTTCTAACGGCCGTTTTGGCCACTTTCTTGTTCGTTCTTATCCCATTTCAGGCATTGGCGGCGGGACCGCACGGACCTTTTGGCGCGACGACGGAAAAGTGCGAAAAGTGCCACGCCATGCATACTAGCGCGACGCAGACACTTCTAGGGAGAACAACCGTTATGGAGCTGTGCGAGTCGTGCCACTCCGGCGGCATCGGCGCCGACACGGCGGTCATGCAGGGAGCAGTGATGAAACCGGCGGAGCCGGGCGGCGAGTATGTTATCGCGGGCACCCTGCTCGGCGGCGGGTTTGAAGGCATCGGCGGCGCGACCAACACGACCAGCAAACATAATCTTGGTGAAGTGGCGGCGCCATACGGTAGTAACGACATGGGCGCTACCATCGAACTTACCTGCACCTCATGCCATACGCCGCATGAGGGACCAAACTACCGGCTGCTCAGGCGGCGAGTCGGCGACGCTGCCGCCGACCTCTCGGTGACCTGGAACGGACCGGATCAGGTTGAGGGCGGGACGGAGGACAACAAATACGCCGAGGTGGATATGGAGCCGGCCGAGCCGGGCGTTCAGCACCGCACCTATAACTACAGGTCAGGAATGTCGGCCTGGTGTTCGACCTGTCATTCGAAATACATGACCAGAAGCGATGACACGCCTTACAACGCGGGCGACAACGCCGGCGACAAGGTTAGGTACCGGCACGCCGTGGATGTGCCGGTCATGGGCCGCAATAACATTTACAATCCGGCGACGACCTATGATCTGCCGACCGACTTACCCTTGCAGGACGTCGGTGGCGACGGCCGGACGAACGAAGATACGATCACCTGCCTGACTTGTCACAAGGCGCACGGCAGCAACGCGACTATGGGCACAAGCATAGACTCGCAAGCTTCTACGCGGGGTTCGTTGCCAACGGATTCGATGCTTTTGAGATTGAACGACAGGCAGATCTGTCAGAGCGCCTGCCATAAGGTGGTAAACTGACATGCGGGCCGCGTGGAGAATTACCGGTTATTTTCTAGCCATAAGTTTAGCGGCCGCGGCGGTTCTGGGGCCTGCTGCGATGGCCGTCGCCGCGCCCATGCCCACCGGCCATGAGGGATTCGCCAGTGATCCCCAGATCTGCTACGTGTGCCACCGTACGCATACCGCGACGTCCGAGAACCTTCTCTACAGCACGGCCGGTATGTGTCTGACTTGCCACCGGAACGGGACCGGCGCCGACACCGACGTTACCAGCGGGATTTACAACAGGCCGGTGGGATCGCTTCGTCACGGCGGACCGTGGGGCGAAGTAGGCACTCCGCTCCTGGGTGGAAGTTTTACGAGCATTGACACGGATGGCGACGGTATAGCCGAGCCGACCGTTAACGGCACCGACCCGACTAATCCGGGAACGTCGCAGCACGACATCGGGGTTACCCAGACACCGTTCGGCTCGGCCAGCGGCGCCTCGATGAAACTGGACTGCACCTCGTGCCACACCATGCACACCGGATTCAATTCGCCGGTCCAGTATCGTTCGTTGCGTTTGCGGGTAGGCGACGCGACGTCCGCTTTACCGGTAGCCTGGAACGGGCCGTGGTTCTGGAACGGGTCCGATCCGGCCAGTGCGGTCTTTACGACGCCGAAATCGGGCTCTTACATGGCCTATACGGACGTCCAGTTCGGGACGGGACAGACCTGGGACAATTTGAGTGAACCGCCGGCAACGGTCGGCGCGCCGATAGAATACACAAGAAACTATAACGCGGGTTTAAGCGCCTGGTGCAGCGGCTGTCACACCGTTTATGAGCAGCCAATCAGCGTTTACGACGCGGGCGACGGGGCTGGTGACCGCGCGCGTTACCGGCATAAGACCGACGTGCCGTTGACCGGAGGGGCCGGATCAAGGCTGAACGTGACCCTTGGGGCGCCCAGCACTAATCTTCCCCTGACCGACCAATTGCCTCTAGGTCGTTCGGCAGATGATACAATCAATTGTCTGACCTGCCATAGAGCTCACGGGACCACAGCTAAGATGGACAGAATGGCGGGAGCGATACCGGCGGCGAACCGCGGTATCTTGCCCAGCATGACGACGAGTATGCTGTTGAGACTGGATAACAGGGCGGTCTGCGCGGATTGCCATGGCTATCTGAGTAAATCCGGTCTTTAGGAGATGGTGAGACCTTTTGGTACAACTGGCTAGGACGAGGCCGATCAAGTTCATAGGATTACTGTTGGGCCTGCTGGCCGTCTATCTTGTCAGCGGCACGGACATGTTCTCGCGGTCCGCCAAGGGCGAAGCGGCGGCCGGCGCCGTTCAGTATGTGCACGTTGACGCGCCGACGACCGTCTATTTGAACAAGCAGTTCAACGCGAAGATTGCCTTGATCGACCAGCAAGGGAACCCCGTCGCCGGCCGTGCTTACGGCAACTCCGGCGGCCAGTTCGACATACCTAGCGACGGTTTGAAACTGGAAGGCGGCGGCAACGCCAGGCTCTCCGTTGATAAAGCGGCGGTCAAAGAGATTCTGAACAGTGGCGGCCAAGGCACCGGCGTTTACGTCGTGCCGGTAACGGTCCTGGGCTGGGTAGACAACCAACCGGGCAATACCTATACGATGGAGGCCGATTACCACGGGTCGGCGAACACGGATAACGCGGCCGCGGCTTCCTACATTCTGCGTTCTACGACAACAGTCAACGCGGAAGTTCCGGCCAAACCGGGCATCGTGAAATATATGCCGACCGAAACAAACGTCTTGACGTTAAAAGCGCCGGAGTCCAAACCGGGCGGCGCTACGGCTGAGCCGGTCAACAACGTCGTAACCTTTAGGGTGAAGCTAGTCGGTCAGGCGCGCGATTCCTTGACGAATTCACGCCGGATTTCCGGCCAGGGCGAAGAGGCGACGGTCGCCAAGTGGTTGACGCCGAAGGTCAGCGACAACACCGGGGCGACGTTGGACGCGTCAGTTAAGTCGGTCAAGGAAGTCAAAAAGCAAGTCATCCTCAAGCGGGGCAAGAAAGCCGAATTCGCTACCGCTAACTACGAGATCCAGGTCAACATCAGGACAACGCCTGAGCTGGCCGGGCGTCGAGCTGTCGTCGAGCTGCCGTTCCAGGACAAAGGGCTCACCCATATCGCCAGCGCGGTCGTCAACTTCGCCTCGGCCGGATCGGAAGACAAGGCTCCGGCCAATATTTTCCTAGCCAATCCATATCTGGTTGAGAATCCCAAGACGCCGCAAGTCGATCCGATGTCCATAATGTTCTGGGGCATCGACGGTGCCGGTCTGTACGTCGAGTTCGATGATCAAGTCGATTATCCTACAGCCGGCAACGCCATGATCAGCTTAGCGGGCAATCACACCGTCATAAACGGAGTTCGTCTTGAAACCTTGATCGCTGACCCGGATCTTATCAACATCAAGGCGGCGGAATGGTTCCGAGGAGCGATCGGGGCCGATGGTTCCGGCACCGCCATGTCGGCCAAGGACGGGGTGTTTAACTCGGATACGGAGTATGTTACTTACTTCTTAAGCAGCGCGACCATCCGCGCTTTGACGGAAGACCTGTACGTATACTATGTGCACGGACAGAACGCGTTAAACAACTGGGGACATGGCACCGAATTCGGCAACGTCAACCAGAACGTGGACACGACCATTCCGACGTGCGACGTGACTAAGCCCATAGCCAATGAATATTGCGCCAACAATAACTACCGGGTGGAAGGCGACTCCAACGCCACTACGGGCGCGGGTCACCCGACCAGTATGAACAGCGTCGCTATTTTCGAGGAGGGAACGGGCGATTACACAGAAGTCGCTTTCAATGATTCAGGCCGCGGCGGCGTTAACTATTCAAAGTGGTACGCGACTTGGGATACGACTTTCTCCGC encodes:
- a CDS encoding ethylbenzene dehydrogenase-related protein; the protein is MIRQKRVWLWLAVTVFVGLIGIWWIYKSSRSEFDHRPRSAASKTDNVGRARYMKAAPVVDGLIDPIWQTVPETTVRLTEGEGDVSLKFLYTKTSIFCLVRYPDSSHNYIDRPWVFKDSSWRQEGQSDSVVLFWNTGDSIIGFNERGFGMLTDGLKQDEHPWNIAIEGTSLDKRDAKWRGQRGDFWSTGLQLPYGKAEDWVFKEDMKRQAVRDWKPRILVQHDENKFGVPWVLNKNADRTRPSYAYKPGFDLTNNPYPVLADMVPIETAAAPSPGDTVPFIVYKSREARWGGSKDDIDGAETWQDGVWTVEMGRALDTGHADDARFTPGASTRYVFGILLRREGRRYEPTAPVELIFEPQN
- a CDS encoding ethylbenzene dehydrogenase-related protein: MSDRRQWLAKVLTITAMIGTLAVLSVGCGNKTASSAARARTSEPRALTAVYIKTAPVMDGRQDEVWSKGVPVTLNLKGDAAVEPKQVTVRALYTDTEIFLLASYRDSTPLKLNRGWRYEGGRWVRGSYDDTLAFLWNMNDSIKDFNERGFNVVNAKPGVNDDVYDFKIIRTNEADEAAFAAQQGDLWSWCMVPEYYFRAGDFVFRAEPKIAGRTREITVQHDYRPNKAPWFKNEKTVNGIVLPKYMLKPGLTDTPWPYEDEVVEITDSTVFRDGDTAPAMIMKRDVKWGGSKDDVSAKATWTVENGWLVEFSRVLNTGWPDDVKFNAADREVRYTFGTIVRDGGNGYAYGEPVSLLFAGNK
- a CDS encoding ethylbenzene dehydrogenase-related protein; translation: MVFTVSRRAWVIATIILGAIVAVGVAAYTIQWFLSRPPTVVARYVSKGPSIGGSKSDPLWNKATPQAVKIESAPDVVFQALYTKEKVFIRAVYEDATKDDVSQIWTYGNGAWTNGRAGDLLVLMFNINDSVKGFDERGSKVITLEPKTKRDVSPGGSLQLGWSFYINADKKDKTSLAQRADVWFMGVGVSNKLGQAVDEVFQINPMRSRSPYVLSTLIEVYPDALTGSWPVTINARDIHKLAPGQPRDMYRIGGTIETLPYPKVTDMIPITDYAGFKNGDNLPFIIFKGESWRGSVGDIEAHARWEKGRWTVEMARKLDTRHGDDIVFKPDPSGTVWYYFSPLVRTDGQRVRQGPSAILEFEPAPR
- a CDS encoding ethylbenzene dehydrogenase-related protein; the encoded protein is MPVFSESATGFLNIRFRLTCALFLAVLIVVVTAGCARKSGRAPAAPGRKTVLLSVSVSRAPVLDGSGSDGVWASAKEVRLTTRPLYDSQKTAAPPVVRLTSVHTKDVIYFRAVWDDPDSDDGKLYWQFDGKSWHRKINSDKIGFLWDIKGSLPGFAKQGCGAVCHNEDPAQPDTWTMRVARKGPSDVPLGDAWLWAPGVMNLVSVVDDGLMAPLNFNTLTGDRPSGFMPYSVLRFDNGDAGTKQYWTRNLENPAGDNKDKKDEAPSFKLNNGLTFEDTPFPRQDQVEPITDYSIFKAGDKVPLIEFFDLTANYNRGRFPNGKPEGSRLDISGQGAWTKGVYTLEFGRKTNTGHLDDVQFQSAFNKNLLPVGAVAVFNDAKKEHFVTDPLTLVLE
- a CDS encoding ethylbenzene dehydrogenase-related protein; protein product: MTGPRHFTTITTTILILAILLFVGCGRTTNKNVKRQPRPQTHAVLKAAHIQTPPVIDGIADDRVWRKAPELTVPTAGGPAVTMRAVYDDTYFYFSATWTDQTNDSVDEVWNYDGQTWTKGTIDDALAFFWNIDDSIPGFTKEGCRAVCHQRTDGTAAMEIVGPAGAGRKWSGVNQKGDIWDISLGISNVRGSVNDYVFSIDPAFLKFPNSVPPRIFRRHDYFTERAPMDLNYATDPADGKKKPKYMLKPGLTVDTTPYPFIDQVEKIEDYGVFKAGDRQPYIIFFPFTAKWGGSRDDISGKGVWRDGRWTVEFKRSLDTGQTDDIQFKVKKGEIRYYVFDVAVFDRTITDHKYFGPISLEIKP
- a CDS encoding cytochrome c3 family protein, whose translation is MVEKGLLSCKYVAEVRHPVGAWLQLILFLLLTAVLATFLFVLIPFQALAAGPHGPFGATTEKCEKCHAMHTSATQTLLGRTTVMELCESCHSGGIGADTAVMQGAVMKPAEPGGEYVIAGTLLGGGFEGIGGATNTTSKHNLGEVAAPYGSNDMGATIELTCTSCHTPHEGPNYRLLRRRVGDAAADLSVTWNGPDQVEGGTEDNKYAEVDMEPAEPGVQHRTYNYRSGMSAWCSTCHSKYMTRSDDTPYNAGDNAGDKVRYRHAVDVPVMGRNNIYNPATTYDLPTDLPLQDVGGDGRTNEDTITCLTCHKAHGSNATMGTSIDSQASTRGSLPTDSMLLRLNDRQICQSACHKVVN
- a CDS encoding cytochrome c3 family protein, coding for MRAAWRITGYFLAISLAAAAVLGPAAMAVAAPMPTGHEGFASDPQICYVCHRTHTATSENLLYSTAGMCLTCHRNGTGADTDVTSGIYNRPVGSLRHGGPWGEVGTPLLGGSFTSIDTDGDGIAEPTVNGTDPTNPGTSQHDIGVTQTPFGSASGASMKLDCTSCHTMHTGFNSPVQYRSLRLRVGDATSALPVAWNGPWFWNGSDPASAVFTTPKSGSYMAYTDVQFGTGQTWDNLSEPPATVGAPIEYTRNYNAGLSAWCSGCHTVYEQPISVYDAGDGAGDRARYRHKTDVPLTGGAGSRLNVTLGAPSTNLPLTDQLPLGRSADDTINCLTCHRAHGTTAKMDRMAGAIPAANRGILPSMTTSMLLRLDNRAVCADCHGYLSKSGL